GAAGTTCCTTCTCACACTGTTGGGAAAAGAAGACTAAAAACTTTTCTTCGAGGGCATTTGTGATTATGAGTTTAGGACAGTAAGCTATACTTGTGTGTGATGGTTTCATGTGTGTTGGTTTTCCTTGagtctgttttcaattttccttGATCATGAGAACTTGGAGTTTTATCTTATAGAGTATTAATATGATAGCtgctttgtggcttttaaattGAACAGGCTCAAAATAAATGATATCTCAGTgcccattttattttaaaaaattgatttgagtTAAACAATGTTGAGATGTAcgtctaatttaatttaaactatAAAGCTTTACATTGGAACGTGTATACGGTGCAGGGAATGGCAAATTGCCCCCTTTGGGGCacttttacaaactatttccctaAATGGGGTTGTTTTCAAAGTAATTCCTGCATGGGTCTGTTTTCGACGTAAAGGCATGCATGCACAAAGCAAATCGCCAGTGGAATTGGCGAGTTTGCTATGCCGTACTGGACTCGCCAACCCCATTGGCGATTTCGCCATGCATGGGGAGttgccagtcaaactggcgaatTCCAGGACGTAGGCTTGGCAGACAGCTTTTTCAGTTGGCAAGCTAAAGGGAAGTTGCCACTGCCATTGGCGAGTTAGGCTAGATTGGAGAAGCCACTGGCAGTGGCGAGTTAGCCACAAGGGAATAGCCAATGACTTTGGCGATTTAGGGCCTTTATATACACCCAGTTTCTTCAAAATTGCTTCAGTGTGTGTTGAAAACTAGATTTCAGTATTTTCAAAACTTCCGAGTGTCTTAATTTGGTTCTTGAGGTTTAAATTTGTCCGCCAGAAGGTTCGAAATTTGTTTCTTGAGGTTTAAATTTGTCCGCCATAAGGTTCGAAATTTGCTTGTTGAGGTTTAAATTTGTCAGTCATAAGGTTCGTAATTTCCAATCAAAAAATTTGtggcataaaatatttttttgaagtaattttttagaCCAGTTTGAATGTgaagtttttattaatttttttattaaattagttttatatttcttatgcTTGTTCGCGTGtgtctaaaataaaagaaatttgccatcatatttatttgaagaaaatattttgagtccggaaaaaatattttgaatatgaagtttttagtatatttttaattagattaggttggtgttgatgCTTTGTTAATGTGTTAAAAATTGATCAACCGTGTACTTTCAAAAgtgtttaaaactaaaaatttttgtaacatcatatttatttgaagtaagtattttgagtgtgaattttttttaatatgaagttgtagtaattttttaattagattaggttgatGTTCATGGTTTGTTggtgtgtgttaaaaatttatgagcGTTCAACTTGAAcggtatttaaaataaatttttttttggcattatatttatttgaagtaagcaTTTTGAGtgtggaaaaaaaatttcaatatgaAATGTGTAGTATGTAATTAAAATGTGTACTTTGAAAGTGTTCTTTAGTTATGCCTTTTTAAATTTACACTTTTAAGTTTCtggcatcatatttattttaatgtatttgtagtaattttgtaattacttttttttattaagttattattgttaaaattaattatttataatactaaCTTTGTTTATGGTTTATTTTGCCTTTAAAATTACTACTTTGGAATCgtttatgttttttaagtgtctaccatcatatttatttaaagttaataatttttttatagaataaagtTTTAACGTCAAGTTGCAGTAAAGGAACTTTTTGTGAttacattttactattttaaatttattatgattaattatttaaaatattgtttttgtaggtatattatgaattcggttataacagtgttgtatttcaatggaagggtatatgaagagaatgatgatgtaatatttgaaggcagtaaaaaaagcgattcagattaaacgtggaattagtttcaatgctttgaagaaaaaaattggaaataaggtaaagttagaaaataatgaaattatttgtgCTATCAGTTATAGATTTTTAGTGTCTGGAAAATATGTtgcgttgcaaatttgtgatgacgaagatgttgaaaccatgctcgaaagttttcaacaacaagatcaaatgtcagttctggaattgtacatagaaaaggatgtggctggtggttctatgtttcattctgcaaattctcttacatcatgtggaaataatttatctaataatgagGCACAACCGCCAATAAATGTGAGCAATTTACatggtgatgaagatgatgatgatgatgattatcttgtgtctaactcatacgtggAAGAGTCTTTAGACAAAGATGATAGTATTGAcggtatatctgatacagatGATGAAGTCACCGGCATGAttcaaccagtaagaattgttcacccagtAGAAGGTATaatttcctctaaaaaaatacgtgaatacatttatcatttgatgacaattgtatttaatgctaaataagtatgatttgaatttttttttggactattaggtgtacaaggaattcaaaatccattttggaatgatgttttgcattataataatatcaactggAGTCATCCGGATGATgaggacatttgtggtttggagatgccatcgagttttaatgttggccaagaattatatgttggcataaattttgatagtaaagatgtgGTCAAGAATgcagtcaaacaatatgttatgaaggtgcatcaaagtttcaaagtggttgaaagcaaatcgaacaagtatgtcgtttgttgcttgaataaaagcgcagagtgtccttgccctttctatatgagggcaattttatctaaaaaaactaattcatggaaagtcacacaatggggtggaccacacacatgcctcaatatgaccatgacacaagatcacgagaagcttaattcaaatttaattgtcatttgtgtagtaggtacgtattttatgttcatattatgctACTTTTGCattaattgtcatttaaattttgttattttattggcaggcatgatcagagaagatccatcaataaaagtttctttgattcaagagaggattaacagtGAATTTGCCTACAAGGTGTCGTATAAAAAAGCTTGGTTGGTGAAACAAAAAGTCATTGCAAtagaatatggcgattgggaagagtcatatgTGAAACTTTCatcgtggctaacacacatgcaaaatcattctcttggatcatattttcaaatactacatgacgattttattatTGGGAATACGGTTAGTCACGAACACCATCAGTTTCATAGAGTGTTTTGGACTTTTGgtcaatgtaaagaggctttcgAGTATTGTAAgtcaatcatacaagttgacggcacacatttgtacggaaaataccgtgggaccctcttaatggccacatcacaagatggaaattgTGGTGTCCTTCCTTTAGCATTCGTCTTGGTCGAAGGTGAGACGTTaacagcgtggtcatggtttttggcacacttgcatAAACACGTCACCAATGTAGCTGTGTTTGCATTTTTCGGGTCGACAaacatcttcatttttttcctataccagaccatgtagtcggagttaaaactcaataggcccTCCTATCGAGGATAAACGTCGACCCTAAACTCAGTTCGATTGTTCCATTGACTGATCATTGGGGCCAATAGTTGGAAccaattttcatcttgtttgCCTTTCAGCGTTATGCCATGGAAATTCAATGGTTGTGAAGGACACTTGGGAATAGGTTTTTGCATTCCAAATTTTCGCAACACTTTatcgggttggtgccactcaacaacatgaaaacaaatgagtgGCACCACCGCGCACCACGCTACACTTCAAACCAAACAAATTGGAGGCAACACTGACATAACAGTTGTTGTGTAAGGTTCCCATAGAAACTACATACAACAACATAGTTGTTAATTTTCACTGAAACatgacatattatttattatttaaccaatacattacgatcttcttacctcatgtcgtttcatgATATCCAATTTGCGACGAAAAACTATCAGATCATCATTGTCAATATGCTGCTgatttccacgtcgcagccacctacaaaaaaatatgaaatcatcaGTGGCGATacgttacattattaattattttcaaatgaaatctTATTTGTTAAACAACTAACCTGTGTCCaagtggtttattttctattacgggaggagtcctctttggagccaaagtcgtgcatcgtttccatgcccacatttggattaagatgcacataccttcgattgatttaattttgtaatcggtggcgctacacatctctctctatataaaaaAGCAAGCACGGCAGGTCCCCCGTGCCACACTATTCAAAATCACGTAAAAATTGCAAGTACCTCAAGGAAACTTTGCAATTACTTTTGTCAACAAATAGGACACCTCCTATGAATCTAAGGATCcatgcacgggtaaacctttgtaGTTGTTCTACGTTACCGTCATGgttatttatttgtgaaaaatggTGAACCAACCAATTTAATTTAACCACACTGCCTTGAAGTTCACCttcttgtggtctgactcccaacaattcttcacataaatcagtctaatcaagatttgttggaccAATTAATGGTGTCCCATCAACACACAGACCTAATAATATAGAgacatcttgaagagtaatcgtacactctccgcatctcatgtgaaacgtatgtgtttcgggcctccatctttcaatcaaggCAGTAATTAATGACGCATTTATTTTTAGGTAGCCCATCTTCATTATGTAATAAAAACCAGATTGTCGAAGTAGAGCAATAATTTTCTCTGGTATTTCTTCTTGACCTTGATAAATGGGGACAGCTCGTCTGATGTGTAATTTTCTGTCTGCTttcccattccaaacatgttctgaaacttGCTTAGCTTGCATCCATAAAATGTCTTCATCTATTGGATCAAACTTAATTTGTATACTTGATGAACATGACGACGAAGATGTCATTGATActgtagaataaaatataatacaaaaaattgacaacaaaaattttatattaaaaaaattaagtacacttacaaaaaattaattaaatatacataccaaataattaaaatatgaataaataacaaaatacataaatttgaacaacaaaatatatgatacaaataataaaatttaaatatactatccaaataaattaaaatacatgcaaaacttaaaatactaactaaaatactctacaaataacaaaattaaaaattaaaatacatacataaatttaaataaatgattttccaattaaataacatatattatacaaataaattgaaataaataaaaaaaatactatggaaacaaaaatttaaacaatatatatatatatatatatatatatatatatatatatatatatatatataataacgtatcatatatttcaataaaaacataaaataagtaaactaaataatattaacattctaAATAAATCTAACATaccatatatataacataagtaATACCATACAAACCTaaaaaatctaaaccaaataataataacataccaactaaaattaacgtaaacatatatataacacaaataataacatacaaattaaaaaaacctcaacaaaatcatattaacaaatcaactaaaactaacgtactgtataacacaaataattagataccaactaaaattataacatatacatataacacaaataatattaatattttaaggtactacttaaaatttaaaattatcaccCAAGATAAACAAACGTAACATATGTAGATAGCACaactaatattatcaaaatctaaacatatgtaaaacaaataataccatactaatttacaaaatctaaacaaaataatattatcaaaactAACCGAAAGCACAACTAATATTAACTTAACGTATGTATACTAGCCtaactaatattatcaaaataatatttacaaatcAACTAAAACTAACCTAACATATGTATATAGCACAACTAATAACTTACAACTTACAAAACCTAACCTAAATAATATTAAGACGTCAActgaaatttatttaacatatatatatataacacaaaagTATTTTAAGTTATCACTAAGAAACACTTACCGAAAGCACGTAGTAGGAAGAGCAACCAAGCAATGTAGGGCAAAGAGGGTCAAAAACCTCacctaaataatattaatatatcaattaaaattaacttaacatatatataacacaaaaaatatttaaagttaccAGTTAAGAAAATACTTACCAAGAACACAAAGCACGAATTAGGAAGAGAAGAAAGGAATGCATTGCAAAGAGGGATCGAAAGTGATGAAGGAGGAACGCAAGAGGGAGTAAGGGAGCAGCTCCCTGTAGTTGTGCATGTTTTATAggggcaatttttttttcaaaacgcAATTCGCCACTGGGATTGGCGAGTTCCCCTGCAAGTTGCCAGTGGGAATGGCGAGTTCCTGCGTGTAGACTGCCCCTGCAAACCTCCCCCTGCCAAGCCTGCCCTTGAAACCTAGCCCTAGCCTGTGCCCTCCTGCTTGGAACTCGTCAGTTTGACTGACAACTCCCCATGCATGGCAAAATCGCCAATGGGGCTGGTGAATCCAGTACGGCACAGCAAACTCGCCAGTTCCACTGCGGTTGGCTTTGTGCATGCATGTCTTTACGTCGAAAACAGACCCATGTAGAAATTACTTTCAAAACAATCCCATTTGgagaaatagtttgtaaaagtGTCCCAAAGGGGATAAGTTGCCTGCACGAAAttgattaattgtttaaaataaagtgACCCTCAACCCTAAATCTAATAACAAATAACGAGGATACATCAGAAAAACACATTAGATTATACCCTTATAAGAGGAATTTAACAAAGTTAAAAAGACTGAAATAATTTAGGACATATTTGAATGAATTTATTCATAagcaaaaaggagaaaaaaaaaacaagtttttatATGGTTAAAATTAACTCATGTATAAAGTAATTTATAGAAGTTTTTATAATTGacttctctttaatttttaactatagtttttttttatcttcaataaaaTACTtccgaaaaaaaattattttaaataactcgTACTCTATATTTAACTTTAGTTTGAGAAGAAAACACTTAGATAATTAATAAAGTATCCAAAGCAACATAGGCTAAAGATGCAAATATTTATCTTTAGCGGTCTTAGTAATCTGAGACTAAGCCTCTAAAATTTTGCCACGAAGTCATCTCTTCTTTCTATGCTGTGGAAGGGATTATATCATCATGTTCTAAAAATTCATTGAATATGGTAAGGGAAGCACATTCACTAGTCCAAGATGGACTCATTGTGGGTCCCATAAGTGGACTAAGTAAAGCATATTTACTTGAGTATTTGTTTAGTATAAtgttatacaaatattttattatttttatttatttatttatttttatcatatcataaatattattattattatattttctctttttaagtGTTAATTAACATAATGAATAATGAGTGTtgatctaatattttttatttgctcaTCATATCAttgtttcaaacaaaaattatttcacTCTCACAAAATTAAGTATACTAAGCTTTTGTACTTTATAATCACCTACGATTAATAGTGGAGAATATGCCAGCACAGAAAACTACTACAATAAGCCAAACAAGGAAGCTGTCGATACAAAActacaaaatgaaataaacaagaaaaacgCCACCGCAATACTTCAAAACGcagaaatcaaatcaaacaaattcAAGCATTAAGTGCAATTATTGGTACTTGACTATCTAGGATCCAACACAACACTTCTAAAACTTTAAGATATGGTTGATTTGagaaatactttattttttatttataatcaaaatgATATCActgtattttttactttttgtttccaaaattataaaaaaaacagtgGGTTATGTTtacctttttatatataaatcgttaaacataataaaataaaaaaaaatagtttcttcAAACTAATTGAACAAACCTTAAGTAGTCATTTcttattcatttatttgtaaCTCCTACTTTTTTTTCTCGTATTATTCatccaatattttaaaaaagaaaaacactcaAAATACGTAAGGGATAGCTAGGGATGGCAAAGAATCCATACTCTTGAGTAAAATTTGTCAATGATAGAAAATAGATATCTAcagataatttaaataaaatttccatTATTCGTTTGTAAATTAGGTGGGACGGATGTCATAGTACTTGTTAATGTACATTTACTTACATATCCTTTTATTAATATAGATATGCCCGTGGAGAATTTATGTTTTGCGGtgtagttttatttaaaatttatactttggAGAGagtaatttttacataatttgaatagtttcattttttctaaaaaaatggaaaatcttATTCACctatattatgaaaaaaagaaaatattgttaaagtgaattttttattcttaggaGGTGTTTATAGGTAGTTTTAGAGTTTGAGATTTAGGGAACGAAACTAAGCATGTTCTTTGAGGGGATTCAATTACaggtattaaattataatattaaaattaatatattaaatttaacaaacaactaaaataatcataataatttacCCCAATTCAACCATTAACACTAATTGGATAGCCATACTTAACATCAAACTCACGAGAGAATAAAGAACTTGTAGCCCATCATCATCAAGGTTCAACAGTAGCCCACGAGGCCACAAATCACTCTTAGCCCATCATCAAGGTTCAACCACAGTTGATTCCTTTCGTCTCATCTTCTTCTTTCGTCTTCTTGCTTCCTCTTCCTTGGTTTGTGTTGTGTTGTCGCCGTTGGCTGTTTCCATTGCCGGCTTTAAGGATGTCTCCACCGTCATTGTGCCGTTTCTGCCATTGAGGTAAACTTTCTTGTTCTTTGTTAATGGCGTTAATGGTTGTTTCGTGTTTATTGGATTTCGTATAATACATACAAATTACATAATACGTATAAGTTATATAGATTAGGTGATCCATATAAATCATACGGATTATGTTATCCGTATGAATATACGGATTACTTTATCCGTATAACTCATACCGATCACATAAtccatatgtttttttaatcattaataaattaattatatttatttttttaatagtaaatttttttatataaaaagtattatttctatttttatttttaaatacgtattgtttgattttaaaattaaaaatagtttattctcaattatgttttgaaatagttattttttttattgtaaatatatttaatttatttttatttttaaatacgcattttttattttttaaataaatatagttgattttgaattatgtttttaaatatttattttttaattgtaaatatattaattttatttttgtttttaaatacgtattgtttgtttttaaaataaaaatagtttattttgaattatgttttgaaatagttatttttttaaccgtaaatatattaattttatttttgtttttaaatacatattgtttgtttttttaaaataaaaatagtttattttgaactatgcttttaaatagttatttttttaattgtaaatatattcatttttttgtttttaaatacgtatttattgtttttaaaatagttaatatattttgataaaaaatacattatttttgttttgaaaaagatattgttttatttttaattataaatatatttataattattatatatttgttttttatgtgaGTAATTAATTATAGTGTTTTTTTAAGTTGCTTTTTAGTAAAGAAgttaattcattatataaaattgattacaaataaaatttgaatatatatatatatataatattttttatttataaatgattgtattgtaattgattgaggtattgtttgaattttgacataaatttatatgtatgtccaAATTTGCAGATTACAGTTAGAATTAGAAGTTTAGGTCGTGCTTTAAGTAGAGTTATAGGAAGAGTCCTAGGGAGAGAAGATAATCGTGATTCAGATGAAGTTCTCAAAAGGCGAAGGCCCACAACATCCACACGTAGGCAACGAGAAGTTGTCGTTGTTGCTGAGGATGCTCATTACATGGATAATGCAGCTGAAGAGGTCTTCCAACAGCCTGAAGAAGCAGTTTTTGATGCCCAGGGTTTTCTAGGTGAGCCGCGTGACACATTAGTTCTGACTGCCTATGCTGATCATGTTGCAGTCATTGTTTGGAATGGAGAGAcatttatagttttaaataaattatatttcaataagtatttgtaatcattgttaaaattgtttaaatgtttttttagaaatgtcCTGAATTGAAACTATCCTCCCATGAAAGGAAGGTTCAAAAATTCGGGAGGTCTACTGCTGAGATTGAAGGGTTAGTCGCTCCCACAGGATTAAGTCTTTTGATCGCATGTTCATTTGACATTGGCGATTGGAGACTTATATCGCCTTTTGTGGAAGGCTGGCATAAGGAAACTAGCAGTTTCCATCTTCCAGTAGGAGAGGCCATCATCACCCTTGATGATGTGGCTTTTTTGCTTCATCTGCGCATCATAAATTCATTCCATAGTTTCAAAACTCTTCATGTTGACGAAGTGGTGTTGATGTTAGTGGAGTTACTTGAAGTCAATGGAGATGAAGCCAGAGCTGAGGCAGTACAATGTTATGGGACATATGTACGACTATCATGGCTACGAAAGATTTATCATAACAAATGTGAGGCCAGACACTGGACTGTAGCAGCTCGAGTTTATTTGTTGCTTTTGCTAGGTTGCACtttttttgctaacaagagtgcaacacaCGTGCATGTAATTTTCTTGGACGCCTTTCGAGACCTCAGTCAAAGTGGAAGCTATGCATGGGGAGCTACCACCCTAATGCATatgtatgataatttgaatgatgcTTGTAAGAGTGACGACAAACAACTTGCTGGATAAATCACACTATTACAGGTAATTGTCattgaatgttatttttttaatatgttcatttgatatttttttttttgttctgatGTAATTTGTATAGTGTTGGATTTATGAGCATTTTCCATCTATTGCCGAGACTTTTACCGATGAAGACTATGATGAAAGGTCACCATGTGCCTGCCACTGGACCTCTACAAAGGCATTACCAATGTTGACATATCGTAAGCGTCTAGATCAATTGACGACGGCTGATGTATGTTGGATGCCTTATAGTGACCACCGCACAGTTAGAGAATTTGACATGATTTCATGTTTTTCTAAACATATCCAATGGGGTCCCGTTGTTGTCATACACCGACCATAGAGGGTTGTGCGTCAGTTTGGACTTGTTCAGATGATTCCTCCACATTCTCTGGGTTCAAGATTATGCTTGGAAGATATTGACGACAGATGGATGCATTTCTTTGACTAACTTGCACTAGTGGGCCAGTGACCACATGGACTGGTTCTAAATGATTTTGTATCCATTCATGAGGCCGACACAGCCCAGGGATCCACCTAGACATCTACCTATCGTGCAAGATGAGACATATGTCGAACCAGAGAAGCCTTAGCACCCGATGCCGGCAGCAGCTATGGAGGAAGCACCTGCACATGCACCTTCTGATGTGGAGCAGTCTAGACATGCAATggtaacatatatattaatcttactcttaatttcatttaatttaaacatgcaATATCGTAATACCTTATCCATTGTTGTGAATGTCATAGGGGGCTTGCCAAGCAATAGCTGAAAGGTTGGAGCAGTTGTTCAACCTAAAGATAGTGACTAAAGGCATAGAAACATATAATGTCAAGCAAGACTGCCTAAGAATTGCTAGAGGTGTCACTGTGGATCGCAATGTATATGTGCGGTCATGACAAAGGCGGTGCACAGATCACCATGAAgacatttagaattttttaggaaaatttatagactatgtttatcattttattttatttgacaacatttttcttttagcaattttatttgaattattttttatattactattgacaaatgtaaattatttaacaaCCTCTTATATCAACACATGTAAATTAAACACACAAACCTTATTTTCcacatgttaaattttttttaataacttttgcGTTAACCCTAAAgtgtaacactaaaccctagtCTGCTAAACCCTGATTTTGACATCACAGTTAACTCTAACAACGCacgtaacactaaaccctaagtaTTATAGTAACCCTAAACCGTTTTAACGTAAGGTATAATACATAATTACATGAATTTCCAATGAAAAAGCTATATATTATTGTAGTACATTACAATGTCATAGGTATCTAAATGTTTACTCTTCACTTGAATCAACATAGTCTCTTTTCAATATCATCAAATTTCTATAttgttgcattctactaatatatgaagTTGGCCACTGCTTTGCTTGAGGATGACAATTTCAATGTGTTGCAACGTGATCATGTTATTTATGACATCCCAAACACTATataggtctccaaggctattatgtaatagtatttttaaagtccaatgagcagattcaaccctacatttgaaatacacaaaaaataataaacaaatacaataattaaaatccaTTAATTTCTAAAccctaataaaaaatgaaaattttcatacctgtttgtttttgtgtttcctaagtgcatcatcttattcattcaggctttaacaaatttttctttgtggggAATTATCCATGTTTGGTTGACATAGTCTACAAATATTGGCCATGGTGAACaaacaatttcaaacttcttaaggAAATCATCGAATTGATGCACGGAAGGAAAATCAACCAAACTTTCCC
The nucleotide sequence above comes from Glycine max cultivar Williams 82 chromosome 15 unlocalized genomic scaffold, Glycine_max_v4.0 Gm15_scaffold_339, whole genome shotgun sequence. Encoded proteins:
- the LOC106796314 gene encoding uncharacterized protein, which codes for MLESFQQQDQMSVLELYIEKDVAGGSMFHSANSLTSCGNNLSNNEAQPPINVSNLHGDEDDDDDDYLVSNSYVEESLDKDDSIDGISDTDDEVTGMIQPVRIVHPVEGVQGIQNPFWNDVLHYNNINWSHPDDEDICGLEMPSSFNVGQELYVGINFDSKDVVKNAVKQYVMKVHQSFKVVESKSNKYVVCCLNKSAECPCPFYMRAILSKKTNSWKVTQWGGPHTCLNMTMTQDHEKLNSNLIVICVVGMIREDPSIKVSLIQERINSEFAYKVSYKKAWLVKQKVIAIEYGDWEESYVKLSSWLTHMQNHSLGSYFQILHDDFIIGNTVSHEHHQFHRVFWTFGQCKEAFEYCKSIIQVDGTHLYGKYRGTLLMATSQDGNCGVLPLAFVLVEGETLTAWSWFLAHLHKHVTNVAVFAFFGSTNIFIFFLYQTM
- the LOC102664683 gene encoding protein MAIN-LIKE 1-like; this encodes MVVSCLLDFITVRIRSLGRALSRVIGRVLGREDNRDSDEVLKRRRPTTSTRRQREVVVVAEDAHYMDNAAEEVFQQPEEAVFDAQGFLGEPRDTLVLTAYADHVAVIKCPELKLSSHERKVQKFGRSTAEIEGLVAPTGLSLLIACSFDIGDWRLISPFVEGWHKETSSFHLPVGEAIITLDDVAFLLHLRIINSFHSFKTLHVDEVVLMLVELLEVNGDEARAEAVQCYGTYVRLSWLRKIYHNKCEARHWTVAARVYLLLLLGCTFFANKSATHVHVIFLDAFRDLSQSGSYAWGATTLMHMYDNLNDACKSDDKQLAG